The following coding sequences lie in one Spirosoma sp. KUDC1026 genomic window:
- a CDS encoding glycoside hydrolase family 9 protein: MKIKSVVLILYLLLASLLSSSAQLPVQAIRLNQLGFYPNAAKIAVLVTSADTLQRLTTFQLLTEKSKKVVFTGQLSPVRTNAISGKKTRLADFSTYTKAGQYILLIPGVGHSYSFSIGPNVHRALAIGSIKSFYYQRTATDLPARYAGQWSRPAGHPDTNVLIHPSAASAGRPAGTVISSSRGWYDAGDYNKYIVNSGITMGTLLSLCEDFPAYVNTLSTNIPESSNALPDVLDEILWNLRWMLTMQDPADGGVYHKLTNPGFDAMIMPDKATKPRYVVQKSITATLDFAAVMAQAGRLLRAYNKQLPGLADSCTSAAIQAWNWSVKNPTMAYRQQVINQQVDPDISTGTYEDRDASDEWIWAAAELYVTTKDDAYYRAVNLFPDQATPLPGWPQVRTLAYYTLGRFSNTLTDLGKKDLPLVKQHLRILADSLIDNTDKQAFATVMGKSAKDFIWGSSSVAANQGIALLMAYRHTNSPNRKRYLHHALGNLDYLLGRNAVGYSFVTGFGAKTPMHPHHRPSVADGIVPPVPGLLSGGTNARAASQDKCAGYTTTLADEVFLDADCSYASNEIAINWNAPLVYLVAAIEALQHEQPTSQP, from the coding sequence ATGAAGATCAAATCTGTCGTTCTCATTCTGTATCTACTGCTGGCATCGCTCCTATCTAGCAGCGCTCAATTGCCAGTACAGGCCATCCGCCTAAATCAGCTTGGCTTTTACCCAAACGCGGCCAAGATTGCCGTATTAGTGACCAGTGCCGATACGTTGCAACGGCTTACTACCTTCCAGTTGCTTACTGAGAAATCGAAAAAAGTAGTATTCACTGGTCAGCTTAGCCCTGTCCGAACAAACGCCATTTCTGGCAAGAAAACCCGTCTGGCTGACTTTTCTACGTACACCAAAGCCGGTCAATACATACTTCTCATTCCGGGCGTGGGTCATTCCTATTCATTTTCTATTGGACCTAACGTGCACCGGGCGCTGGCCATTGGTAGTATCAAAAGCTTTTATTATCAGCGTACCGCAACCGATTTACCGGCCCGGTATGCCGGTCAGTGGTCTCGTCCGGCAGGGCACCCGGATACCAACGTTCTGATTCACCCATCTGCAGCTTCAGCCGGGCGACCAGCGGGTACCGTAATATCATCGTCTAGGGGATGGTACGATGCCGGAGACTACAACAAGTACATTGTCAACTCGGGGATCACGATGGGAACGCTGCTGTCACTTTGCGAAGATTTCCCGGCCTACGTCAATACGTTATCGACCAATATTCCAGAAAGCAGCAACGCCCTGCCGGACGTACTGGATGAAATTCTCTGGAATCTGCGGTGGATGCTGACGATGCAGGACCCGGCCGACGGGGGGGTCTATCACAAACTGACGAATCCCGGCTTCGATGCCATGATCATGCCCGACAAGGCAACAAAGCCACGATACGTAGTACAGAAAAGCATTACGGCCACCCTCGACTTTGCCGCCGTTATGGCGCAGGCAGGTCGGTTGCTACGTGCCTACAACAAACAACTTCCGGGCTTGGCCGACTCCTGTACTTCGGCTGCGATCCAAGCCTGGAACTGGTCGGTAAAAAATCCAACGATGGCGTACAGACAGCAGGTCATCAATCAACAAGTTGATCCTGATATCAGCACCGGCACCTACGAGGACCGCGACGCCAGCGACGAGTGGATATGGGCGGCTGCCGAACTGTACGTAACCACAAAAGACGATGCGTACTATCGTGCCGTCAATCTGTTCCCGGACCAGGCCACTCCCCTACCTGGCTGGCCACAGGTTCGTACCCTGGCCTACTACACGCTGGGCCGATTCAGTAATACGCTGACCGATTTAGGCAAAAAAGATCTACCCCTCGTTAAACAACATCTGCGCATTCTGGCCGACTCGTTGATCGATAACACCGACAAACAGGCCTTTGCTACAGTGATGGGCAAATCGGCAAAGGATTTTATCTGGGGCAGCAGTTCTGTGGCGGCCAATCAGGGAATTGCCCTTTTGATGGCTTACCGCCATACCAATTCGCCAAACCGGAAACGATACCTGCATCATGCCCTCGGGAATCTGGATTATCTACTGGGCCGCAATGCGGTTGGTTATTCATTCGTGACGGGATTTGGGGCGAAAACACCCATGCATCCTCATCACCGCCCGTCGGTTGCAGACGGCATCGTACCACCCGTACCGGGTTTGTTATCGGGTGGCACCAACGCAAGAGCAGCCAGTCAGGACAAATGCGCGGGGTATACTACGACTTTAGCCGATGAGGTATTCCTTGACGCTGACTGCTCGTATGCTTCCAACGAGATTGCCATTAACTGGAACGCCCCGCTGGTGTACCTTGTGGCCGCCATAGAAGCCTTGCAGCATGAACAACCTACCAGTCAGCCGTAA